Genomic window (Arthrobacter sp. StoSoilA2):
TGAGGCCGATGATGCCGCTGACCCACGCCGCTTTACGGAAATTCAGGTGCCGCGGGAAAAGGTTGGTCAGTGCGTAGACGGGTGCCACGAAGTTGGCCATCAGGTTCACGGCGATGGTCAGGATCAGCAAGGCAAGGCAAGCGAGGACCAGCAAAAGAGTATTGGGGATGCTCTGGACGATATCCGACGGGCTCTCGATGACTGTGCCATTGATCTTGTACTGTCCACCGGCCATCACCACCACGATTGCACCGAATACCAGCATGTTGATGGGGATGCCCCAGAAGTTGCCCTTAACGATGGACTTCCTGGAAACAGAGGACCGGGTGAAATCGCAGAAGTTCAGGACGAACGTTCCGTAGATGGAAACCCACAATGCCCCGCCGGCGAAGATGGTGAGCCACATGTCGGCGCCCTCGAGTCCCTTGATGCCGCTCCACTGGATGGCGCCCCCGGCCTCAATGAAGACCCAGACGGCAATCGCAGCCATGGTCACCAGGATGATGGGACCCGCGAAGGCCTCGTATTTCCGGATCATTTCCATGCCGAAGCTGACGATGACCAACTGGACGATCCAGAGCGCCACGAAGGAGAGCCAGCCCAGCGTCGAAAGGCCAAGGATGGAGTTGCTGTCCAGGTCCTTCAGGCCCGGGGCCATGGCGACGAGCATCACGCGAAGTACCACCGATGCCAGGTATGTCTGGATACCGAACCAGGCGACAGCCACGGCGCCACGGACCAGGCTGGCGATTTGGGCGCCCCGGATGCCGAAGCTGATCCGGCTCATGACGGGGAAGGGGACGCCGGTCTTCTGGCCCATGAATCCGGAGAAGTTCAAGAGGGCGAAGAGCAGGATAGCCCCGATTCCCAGTGCCACCAGGATCTGCCAGCCGCCCAGTCCGAGTGAGAACAAACCAATGGCGAAGGCATAGTTACCCAGGCTGTGGACGTCATTGGCCCAGAGGGTAAAGATGCTGTAGCTGGTCCACTTACGGCCTGCAGCCTTGGTGGGTGCGAGGTCAGTGTTGTAAAGACTGGGGCTGATGGTACGGCCTGCGGCTTCGGAAGCAATAGCGCAAAGGTCCGTGTTGCCCACGGCCGGGTGGTTGGGCCCACCTGCTGTTTTGTCTTCCGGAGTCTCAGTGACGCCGACTGATGAAGTCGTCTGCATCGTGGATCTCCACTTCGTACTGTTTCCACAAAGCGGAAACAAGTTATTGAATAGTGAAAGTACTCTATGACCCAGGTCACGTCACGTCAAGGCGTCACAAGTGTATGGAGGGTCACATTTGGTTGAATGACCCGGCCTTTCCCAGTTGACTGTTGCGGTTACGTAATCCGTGTTGACGCTGCCCATCGGCAGACGTAATCTCGAATTGCAGAATTTTATTCTCACAATACGAAATTCCTTGAGCGCCCCCACAGAGCAAGCGCCCAGACATTCAATGAAGAGAGGTTGGACGTGGCTGCAGGAGAAGAGACCTCACACATCCTCAGCGGGTTGACTGCCCAGCTGCCTGATCGTGATCCGGAAGAGACCGCGGAGTGGATTGAGTCCCTTGATGCGTTGATCGCGGAGCAGGGCACGGAGCGTGCCCAGTACATTATGCGTTCGTTGTTGCAGCGTGCCGGTGCCCGGTCGGTGGGTGTGCCGATGGTGACGACCACTGATTATGTGAACACGATCCCGGTGGACCAGGAAGCAGAATTCCCCGGGAACGAGGAGTTCGAGCGCCGGTACCGTGCGTACATGCGCTGGAACGCCGCGGTCATGGTCCATCGTGCGCAGCGGGCCGATATCGGGGTGGGCGGGCATATTTCCACCTATGCCGGCGCGGCGACCCTGTACGAGGTCGGGTTCAACCATTTCTTCCGCGGCAAGGACCACCCCTCGGGCGGGGACCAGGTGTTCTTCCAGGGACACGCGTCCCCGGGCATGTACGCCAGGGCGTTCATGGAAGGCCGGCTCTCGGAGGAGGACCTGGACGGGTTCCGCCAGGAAAAGTCCCGGGAAGGCCATGCCCTGTCCTCGTACCCGCACCCGCGCCTGATGCCGGACTTCTGGGAATTCCCGACCGTGTCGATGGGTATCGGGCCGATGAACGCGATCTACCAGGCCCAGTCCAACCGGTACCTGCACAACCGCGGCATCAAGGACACCTCCGACCAGCAGGTCTGGGCGTTCCTGGGCGACGGGGAAATGGACGAGCCCGAATCCCGCGGCCTGCTCCAGCTCGCGGCGAACGAGAACCTGGACAACCTGAACTTCGTGATCAACTGCAACCTCCAGCGCCTGGACGGCCCCGTCCGCGGCAACGGCAAGATCATGCAGGAGTTGGAGGCGTTCTTCCGCGGCGCGGGCTGGAACGTGATCAAGGTCGTCTGGGGCCGGGAATGGGACTCCCTGCTGGAAGCGGACCAGGACGGGGCGTTGGTGAAAATCATGAACGAAACCCCCGATGGTGACTACCAGACCTACAAGGCCGAGTCCGGCGGGTTCGTCCGGGACCACTTCTTCGGCAAGTCCCCGCAGACCAAGGACCTGGTCGCTGACCTGACCGATGACCAGATCTGGGGCCTCAAACGCGGCGGGCACGATTACCGCAAGGTCTACGCCGCGTACAAGGCAGCGGTCGAGTTCAAGGGCAAACCCACCGTGATCCTGGCCAAAACCGTCAAGGGCTACGGCCTGGGCCCGCACTTCGAAGGCCGCAACGCCACCCACCAGATGAAGAAGCTGACCATGGAAGACCTGAAGGCCTTCCGTGACCACCTGCGCATCCCCATCAGCGATGACCAGCTCGACGCGGACCTCTACCGGCCCCCGTACTACCACCCCGGCATGGACGCCCCGGAAATCAAATACCTCATGGAACGCCGGGCAGAACTGGGCGGTTTCGTCCCCGAACGCCGCCGCACCCACACCCCCGTGACCCTGCCCGAAGCCAAATCCTACGAGGTCGCCAAACGCGGCTCCGGCAAACAACAAGCCGCGACCACCATGGCCTTCGTCCGGCTCCTGAAAGACCTCATGCGGGACAAGAACTTCGGGGCCCGGTTCGTGCCCGTCGTCCCGGACGAATCACGCACCTTCGGCATGGACGCGTTCTTCCCGACCGCGAAAATCTACAACCCCAAGGGCCAGAACTACCTCTCCGTGGACCGGGACCTCGTCCTGGCCTACAAGGAATCCCCCGCCGGGCAACTGATCCACCCCGGCATCAACGAAGCCGGCGCCGTCGCAGCATTCACCGCCGCCGGCACCGCGTACGCCACCCACGGCGAACCCCTGGTCCCGATCTACGTCTTCTACTCCATGTTCGGCTTCCAACGCACCGGAGATTCCTTCTGGGCCGCCGCGGACCAAATGACCCGCGGCTTCATCATCGGCGCCACCGCAGGACGAACCACCCTCACCGGCGAAGGACTCCAACACGCCGACGGGCACTCCCCCCTCCTGGCCTCCACCAACCCCGCCGTGAAAACCTACGACCCCGCCTACGGCTACGAAATCGGCCACATCATCCGCCACGGCCTCGAAGAAATGTACGGCGAGGACAGTACAGACCGCACCGGTGAAGACCGCAACGTGATGTACTACCTCACCGTCTACAACGAACCCATCACCCAACCCGCCGAACCGGAAAACCTGGACATCAACGGCCTGATCAAGGGCATCTACCGCCTCGCCCCCGCCCCGGAAAACACCAATGGCGCCGCCAACACAGGTACCAACCGGCCCACCGCGAACATCCTCGCCTCCGGAGTCTCCGTACCCTGGGCCCTGGAAGCCGCCCGGATCCTCGCCCAGGACTGGGGCGTCGCCGCCGAAGTCTGGTCCGTGACGTCCTGGAACGAACTCCGACGCGACGGACTCGCCGCCGAAGAACACGCCTTCCTCAACCCCGGCCAACCCGCCCGCACCCCGTTCATCACCGAACAACTCGCCGGCACCACCGGACCCGTCATCGCCGTGTCCGACTACATGAAAGCCGTCCCCGACCAAATCCGCCAATTCATCCCCAACGACTTCGCCTCCCTCGGAGCAGACGGCTTCGGCTTCTCCGACACCCGCCAAGCCGCCCGCCGCTACTTCAAAAACGACACCCACTCCATCGTCGCCAAAACCCTCCAGTTGCTGGCGGCGAGGGGCGAAGTCGAGGAGGGTGCGCCGTCGTACGCCATTGACCGTTACAAGCTGCTCGATGTGAACGCCGGCACCACCGGCGGAGCGGGCGGCGACGCCTAACAGCCGAAGCATGACAAGGCAATAAGACAGTTGGCGGCAGTGTTCACGAAGAACTCTGCCGCCAACTGTATTTTTGGTTGTACTGCGGGGAGGCTCAGGTGCCCAGATTCCTCCGGTCTACGACGAATCCGGTTGCCGCGTTTTCGCGGACCGCGTTGATACCGGCCACGACAGCCTTCAAATTGGGAAACTGTGGCGACACTGCCACAACTGTGCCGTCATCGGCTGTGAGTCGGAACCTGAACGTGTTCGTCCCGGCCTTGAGTATTTCGAAACTGCCCGCCATCTTCCCCTTTTCCTCCACGCATCATTGCATTAGAGCGATTTGAACAATTCCCTACAGACAATAATGGCCGTCGGAACCTACCAACAGACCTACTGAGGAGTAGTTTGCAACCGATTTTGGTAGATGTCGTGGAAAGCCCCGAAGGAGCTACAGACCTCACGGATGCCCGCGCGTATCGTGA
Coding sequences:
- a CDS encoding NCS1 family nucleobase:cation symporter-1, whose product is MQTTSSVGVTETPEDKTAGGPNHPAVGNTDLCAIASEAAGRTISPSLYNTDLAPTKAAGRKWTSYSIFTLWANDVHSLGNYAFAIGLFSLGLGGWQILVALGIGAILLFALLNFSGFMGQKTGVPFPVMSRISFGIRGAQIASLVRGAVAVAWFGIQTYLASVVLRVMLVAMAPGLKDLDSNSILGLSTLGWLSFVALWIVQLVIVSFGMEMIRKYEAFAGPIILVTMAAIAVWVFIEAGGAIQWSGIKGLEGADMWLTIFAGGALWVSIYGTFVLNFCDFTRSSVSRKSIVKGNFWGIPINMLVFGAIVVVMAGGQYKINGTVIESPSDIVQSIPNTLLLVLACLALLILTIAVNLMANFVAPVYALTNLFPRHLNFRKAAWVSGIIGLIILPWNLYNNPIVIVYFLGGLGALLGPLFGVVMADYWLVRRGKVNVPELYSDDPKGAYFYKRGVNPKAIVAMLPAAALAIAIAFIPGLAAAAPFAWFIGAGVAALTYFAVADKKQAHDDVSGEPIAVASTH
- the aceE gene encoding pyruvate dehydrogenase (acetyl-transferring), homodimeric type — translated: MAAGEETSHILSGLTAQLPDRDPEETAEWIESLDALIAEQGTERAQYIMRSLLQRAGARSVGVPMVTTTDYVNTIPVDQEAEFPGNEEFERRYRAYMRWNAAVMVHRAQRADIGVGGHISTYAGAATLYEVGFNHFFRGKDHPSGGDQVFFQGHASPGMYARAFMEGRLSEEDLDGFRQEKSREGHALSSYPHPRLMPDFWEFPTVSMGIGPMNAIYQAQSNRYLHNRGIKDTSDQQVWAFLGDGEMDEPESRGLLQLAANENLDNLNFVINCNLQRLDGPVRGNGKIMQELEAFFRGAGWNVIKVVWGREWDSLLEADQDGALVKIMNETPDGDYQTYKAESGGFVRDHFFGKSPQTKDLVADLTDDQIWGLKRGGHDYRKVYAAYKAAVEFKGKPTVILAKTVKGYGLGPHFEGRNATHQMKKLTMEDLKAFRDHLRIPISDDQLDADLYRPPYYHPGMDAPEIKYLMERRAELGGFVPERRRTHTPVTLPEAKSYEVAKRGSGKQQAATTMAFVRLLKDLMRDKNFGARFVPVVPDESRTFGMDAFFPTAKIYNPKGQNYLSVDRDLVLAYKESPAGQLIHPGINEAGAVAAFTAAGTAYATHGEPLVPIYVFYSMFGFQRTGDSFWAAADQMTRGFIIGATAGRTTLTGEGLQHADGHSPLLASTNPAVKTYDPAYGYEIGHIIRHGLEEMYGEDSTDRTGEDRNVMYYLTVYNEPITQPAEPENLDINGLIKGIYRLAPAPENTNGAANTGTNRPTANILASGVSVPWALEAARILAQDWGVAAEVWSVTSWNELRRDGLAAEEHAFLNPGQPARTPFITEQLAGTTGPVIAVSDYMKAVPDQIRQFIPNDFASLGADGFGFSDTRQAARRYFKNDTHSIVAKTLQLLAARGEVEEGAPSYAIDRYKLLDVNAGTTGGAGGDA
- a CDS encoding DUF1508 domain-containing protein → MAGSFEILKAGTNTFRFRLTADDGTVVAVSPQFPNLKAVVAGINAVRENAATGFVVDRRNLGT